A genomic segment from Neobacillus sp. YX16 encodes:
- the hutH gene encoding histidine ammonia-lyase yields the protein MIMLTGQSLTLDQMKEVLYRKEKVFASEKSMDLVKKSREAVEKIVSERKVVYGINTGFGKFSDVLIDKEHVRDLQLNLIRSHACGVGDPFPEIVSKAMVLLRANALLKGYSGVRPILIEKLLELVNTEIIPVIPQQGSLGASGDLAPLSHLALVLIGEGEVFYKGNRMESIHALQMEGILPLILEAKEGLALINGTQAMTAMGVVGYLEAEQLAFESELIAAMTMEGLNGIIDAFAEEVHVARGYQQQIDTAARIRRYLSDSLLTTVQGEYRVQDAYSLRCIPQVHGASWQALDYVKEKLEIEMNAATDNPLIFDDGEKVISGGNFHGQPIAFAMDFMKIAVAELANISERRIERLVNPQLNDLPPFLSPEPGLQSGAMIMQYAAASLVSENKTLAHPASVDSIPSSANQEDHVSMGTIASRHAYQIIQNARRVLAIELICAMQAVEIRGVEKMACQTKKIYEKGRELVPSIKKDRIFSKDIERAAEGLKEWDLKKLIQKFENVK from the coding sequence GTGATTATGCTAACAGGTCAAAGTTTAACATTGGATCAAATGAAAGAAGTTTTATATCGAAAAGAGAAGGTTTTTGCTTCGGAAAAAAGTATGGATCTAGTAAAAAAGAGCCGTGAAGCGGTAGAGAAAATCGTTTCCGAGCGCAAAGTAGTTTATGGTATTAATACGGGATTTGGGAAATTTAGTGATGTATTAATTGATAAAGAGCACGTCAGGGATTTACAGCTTAATTTAATTCGCTCACATGCTTGTGGAGTGGGAGACCCTTTTCCGGAAATTGTTTCAAAAGCAATGGTTCTTTTACGTGCGAATGCCCTTTTAAAAGGGTATTCAGGCGTTCGGCCAATACTGATTGAGAAGCTTTTAGAACTCGTTAATACAGAAATCATACCGGTCATTCCTCAGCAAGGTTCATTGGGTGCGAGCGGTGATTTGGCTCCTCTCTCCCATTTAGCTTTAGTTCTGATAGGGGAAGGTGAGGTATTTTACAAAGGAAATCGGATGGAATCAATCCATGCGCTTCAAATGGAAGGAATCCTGCCGCTAATATTAGAGGCAAAAGAAGGTCTTGCATTAATTAATGGAACCCAGGCGATGACAGCTATGGGGGTTGTTGGATATCTTGAAGCTGAACAGCTGGCATTTGAAAGTGAGCTTATTGCAGCCATGACAATGGAAGGGCTAAATGGAATCATTGATGCATTTGCTGAGGAAGTTCATGTAGCAAGGGGCTACCAGCAGCAGATTGATACGGCAGCGAGAATCCGCAGGTATTTAAGTGATAGTTTATTAACCACAGTTCAAGGAGAATATCGTGTTCAGGACGCTTATTCCCTAAGATGTATTCCTCAGGTACACGGGGCATCGTGGCAGGCACTTGATTATGTTAAGGAAAAATTAGAAATCGAAATGAATGCAGCTACAGACAATCCACTCATTTTTGATGATGGAGAAAAGGTTATTTCTGGAGGGAATTTTCATGGTCAGCCAATTGCCTTCGCAATGGATTTTATGAAGATTGCAGTTGCGGAGCTTGCCAATATATCTGAAAGACGGATTGAGCGATTAGTAAACCCACAGCTGAACGATCTGCCGCCTTTCCTAAGTCCTGAACCTGGTTTGCAGTCAGGTGCGATGATTATGCAATATGCTGCGGCGTCGTTGGTATCTGAAAATAAAACACTTGCCCATCCAGCCAGTGTTGATTCTATTCCCTCATCTGCAAACCAGGAAGACCATGTGAGTATGGGTACCATTGCCTCTAGACATGCCTATCAAATCATTCAGAATGCTAGACGAGTGCTGGCGATTGAACTCATTTGTGCTATGCAGGCAGTTGAAATTCGCGGGGTGGAGAAAATGGCATGCCAGACAAAGAAGATATATGAGAAGGGGAGAGAGCTTGTTCCTTCTATAAAGAAGGATCGAATCTTTTCAAAGGATATCGAGAGGGCTGCAGAAGGTCTTAAAGAATGGGACCTAAAGAAACTCATTCAAAAATTTGAAAATGTTAAATAA
- a CDS encoding DNA topoisomerase III: MAKSIVIAEKPSVARDIANVLKCTKKGNGFLEGNNYIVTWALGHLVTLADPEVYDNKYKTWNLEDLPMLPERMKLVVMKQTGKQFNTVKTQLSRSDVNEIIVATDAGREGELVARWIIDKANVHKPIKRLWISSVTDKAIKDGFNNLKPGKAYENLYASAVARSEADWYIGLNATRALTTKFNAQLNCGRVQTPTVAMVATREDEIKSFKPQTYYGIEVQTDGLKLTWQDRNGNSRSFNKEKIDAIVKSLGRKDATVVFIDRKAKKTFAPALYDLTELQRNANKIFGYSAKETLNIMQKLYEQHKVLTYPRTDSRYLSSDIVSTLPERLRACGAGEYRSLANKVLTKPIKATNAFVDDKKVSDHHAIIPTEGYVNFSSFTDKERKIYDLVVKRFLAVLFPAFEYEQLTVQANIGDEKFIAKGKSVINAGWKEVYENRFDDEESTDDIKEQLLPRLEKGDVLITKLIAQTSGQTKPPARFTEATILSAMENPTKYMETNDKKLADTLKSTGGLGTVATRADIIEKLFNSFLIEKRGGKEIYITSKGRQLLELVPGELKSPATTAEWEQKLELIAKGKLKKDVFINEMKEHTKKIVAEIKASDKKYKHDNISTKSCPDCGKPMLEVNGKKGKMLVCQDRECGHKKNVSRVTNARCPQCKKKMELRGEGNGQIFACACGYREKLSAFEARRKKESGGKVDKRTVQNYLKQQEKEAEPINNAFADLLKGIKFD; this comes from the coding sequence ATGGCAAAAAGTATAGTAATTGCTGAGAAACCTTCCGTTGCACGTGATATCGCAAATGTATTAAAGTGTACGAAGAAAGGCAATGGATTTTTAGAAGGAAACAATTATATCGTTACTTGGGCGCTAGGACATTTAGTAACTTTAGCAGATCCTGAGGTATATGATAATAAATATAAAACATGGAACCTGGAAGATCTTCCTATGCTTCCAGAACGCATGAAATTAGTTGTCATGAAACAAACTGGAAAGCAGTTTAATACTGTAAAAACACAATTAAGCCGTAGTGATGTGAATGAAATAATTGTGGCTACTGATGCAGGGAGAGAAGGAGAATTAGTTGCACGTTGGATTATTGATAAAGCAAACGTTCATAAGCCAATCAAACGTCTGTGGATTTCCTCTGTAACAGATAAAGCGATTAAAGATGGATTCAATAACTTAAAGCCTGGTAAAGCTTATGAAAACTTATATGCTTCAGCAGTAGCCCGTTCGGAGGCAGACTGGTACATCGGTTTAAATGCAACTCGTGCATTAACAACCAAATTTAATGCTCAATTAAACTGTGGTCGTGTACAGACACCAACAGTTGCCATGGTTGCAACACGGGAAGATGAAATAAAAAGCTTCAAACCTCAAACATATTATGGCATTGAAGTTCAAACAGATGGACTTAAATTAACGTGGCAAGATAGAAATGGTAATAGTCGCAGCTTTAATAAAGAAAAAATCGATGCAATCGTTAAATCACTTGGACGTAAAGATGCAACGGTTGTTTTCATTGACCGTAAAGCAAAGAAGACATTCGCACCTGCTCTATATGATTTAACAGAGTTACAACGTAATGCCAATAAAATCTTTGGTTATTCAGCTAAAGAAACCCTAAATATCATGCAAAAACTGTACGAGCAGCATAAAGTGTTAACCTATCCTCGTACAGACTCACGTTATTTATCTTCAGACATTGTTAGTACGCTTCCAGAACGTTTAAGGGCGTGTGGTGCAGGTGAATATCGTTCTCTTGCAAATAAAGTGTTAACAAAGCCAATTAAAGCAACAAACGCCTTTGTAGATGATAAGAAAGTAAGTGACCACCACGCCATTATTCCAACTGAAGGTTATGTGAATTTCTCAAGCTTTACAGATAAAGAACGTAAAATATATGACCTTGTCGTAAAACGTTTCTTAGCTGTATTATTCCCTGCCTTTGAATACGAGCAGTTAACCGTACAAGCAAATATTGGTGATGAAAAATTCATTGCTAAAGGAAAATCGGTTATTAATGCTGGTTGGAAAGAAGTGTACGAAAACCGATTCGATGATGAAGAATCAACTGATGATATAAAAGAGCAGTTATTACCTCGTCTTGAAAAAGGTGATGTATTAATAACAAAGTTAATCGCACAAACATCAGGTCAAACAAAGCCGCCTGCACGCTTTACAGAGGCTACTATTCTGTCAGCTATGGAAAATCCTACGAAGTACATGGAAACAAACGATAAGAAGCTTGCAGATACGTTAAAATCAACTGGTGGACTTGGTACAGTTGCAACTCGTGCTGATATTATTGAGAAATTATTCAATTCATTCCTCATTGAAAAACGTGGTGGAAAAGAAATCTATATCACGTCTAAAGGTCGTCAACTACTAGAGTTAGTACCAGGAGAATTAAAATCACCAGCGACAACGGCTGAGTGGGAACAAAAACTTGAGCTCATTGCTAAAGGGAAACTAAAAAAAGATGTATTCATAAATGAAATGAAAGAACATACAAAAAAAATCGTGGCAGAAATTAAAGCAAGCGATAAAAAATACAAGCACGACAACATTTCCACAAAATCATGCCCTGACTGTGGAAAACCAATGCTAGAAGTAAACGGCAAGAAAGGCAAAATGCTTGTCTGCCAAGATCGTGAATGTGGTCATAAAAAGAATGTCTCACGTGTAACCAACGCACGCTGTCCTCAATGTAAAAAGAAAATGGAACTTCGAGGTGAAGGTAACGGTCAAATCTTCGCATGTGCATGTGGATATCGTGAGAAACTATCTGCTTTTGAAGCACGACGTAAGAAAGAAAGTGGTGGAAAAGTGGATAAACGTACCGTTCAGAATTATTTAAAACAGCAAGAAAAAGAAGCTGAACCGATTAATAATGCTTTTGCAGACTTATTAAAAGGGATAAAATTTGATTAA
- the ltrA gene encoding group II intron reverse transcriptase/maturase — MLMELILSRENLLTALKRVEQNKGSHGIDGMSVKFLRRHLYENWDSLRETLRTGNYQPSPVRRVEIPKPGGGIRLLGIPTVTDRFIQQAIAQVLTSIFDPTFSENSYGFRPNRSAHNAVRKAKGYIKEGYRWVIDMDLEKFFDKVNHDILMGILAKRIEDRILLKLIRKYLQSGVMLNGVVQSTEEGTPQGGPLSPLLSNIILDKLDKELEARGHKFVRYADDCNIYVKSLKAGERVMESITTIIEQKLKLKVNRDKSAIDRPWKRKFLGFSFTFNKEPKVRIAKQSIKRFKTKIREITSRSKPIPLEVRIEMLNRYLTGWCGYFALADTPSKFKEFDEWIRRRLRMCEWKQWKKSKTRVRKLIGLGVPGYKAHEWGNSRKKYWRIACSPILHKTLDNSYWSQRGLKSLYNRYETLRQS, encoded by the coding sequence ATGTTAATGGAACTAATTCTATCACGGGAAAATCTCTTAACTGCCCTAAAAAGGGTAGAGCAGAACAAAGGAAGTCACGGCATAGATGGAATGTCCGTAAAATTCCTACGACGACATCTCTATGAAAACTGGGATTCCCTTCGGGAAACTTTGAGAACAGGTAACTATCAACCTTCTCCTGTTCGCCGTGTCGAAATCCCGAAACCAGGCGGAGGGATAAGGCTTTTAGGCATACCGACTGTGACAGACCGTTTCATCCAACAGGCAATCGCCCAAGTATTAACCTCAATCTTTGATCCAACATTTTCTGAAAACAGCTATGGTTTCCGACCTAACAGGAGCGCCCATAATGCGGTAAGAAAGGCAAAGGGTTATATCAAAGAAGGTTACCGCTGGGTAATTGATATGGACTTAGAGAAATTCTTTGATAAGGTTAATCATGACATACTGATGGGAATACTCGCTAAGAGAATTGAAGACCGCATTCTTCTCAAACTAATCAGGAAATACCTTCAATCAGGTGTAATGCTTAATGGGGTCGTACAATCAACGGAGGAAGGTACTCCGCAAGGGGGACCTCTCAGTCCACTACTTTCAAACATAATTCTTGATAAATTAGATAAAGAATTGGAAGCCAGAGGGCATAAGTTTGTCCGTTATGCGGATGACTGCAACATTTATGTTAAGTCATTAAAAGCAGGGGAACGTGTGATGGAATCCATTACGACGATTATTGAGCAGAAACTAAAATTGAAGGTAAACAGGGATAAGTCGGCAATCGACCGTCCGTGGAAACGGAAATTTCTTGGTTTCAGTTTCACATTTAATAAAGAACCGAAGGTGCGAATAGCGAAACAAAGCATTAAACGCTTTAAGACGAAGATTCGAGAAATTACCTCTCGGTCAAAACCTATCCCACTTGAGGTAAGAATTGAAATGTTAAACCGCTATCTTACAGGATGGTGCGGGTACTTCGCTTTAGCGGACACTCCAAGCAAATTCAAAGAATTTGATGAATGGATAAGAAGAAGGCTAAGAATGTGCGAATGGAAACAGTGGAAGAAATCTAAAACTAGAGTTAGAAAACTGATTGGTTTAGGCGTCCCTGGTTACAAGGCGCACGAATGGGGCAACTCCAGAAAGAAATACTGGAGAATCGCCTGTAGCCCAATATTACACAAAACCCTCGATAACTCATATTGGAGTCAACGAGGGTTGAAAAGTCTATATAACCGTTATGAAACTTTACGTCAATCTTAA
- a CDS encoding anti-repressor SinI family protein, with amino-acid sequence MNVAITDGMMNGMDAEWLALIVEAKALGISKETILDFLHQNEVRDVLVKNC; translated from the coding sequence ATGAACGTGGCAATAACGGATGGTATGATGAATGGAATGGATGCAGAATGGTTAGCTCTTATCGTAGAAGCAAAAGCTTTAGGGATTTCGAAGGAAACAATTCTTGATTTTCTTCATCAGAACGAAGTTAGAGATGTACTAGTAAAGAATTGCTAA
- a CDS encoding MFS transporter, translated as MRIRDWDPNLKVRLFSEAMMNITFWMFFPFLTIYFAEAFGKNKAGFLLVFSQVFSVLANLMGGYCADRFGRKRMMVLSAFGQGLSFIAFAIASSPWLDSPWIGFISFAIAGVFGSFYWPASQAMVADVVEEKDRSNVFAIFYTSINIAVVIGPILGAIFYVNYRFETLLFAGIVCMLLGLILAKFTRETAPIQKINPLEAEGKWYFFLQNQLKDYTLIIKDKTFLLFIIAGVLAGQTFMQLDLLFPVYMKDVIDLQTLFSIGDWSFTVKGEQAFGIVLAENGFLVALLTVGITKWMGKYKERNVFVLSSIIYAISIVLFSQTHWIWGFIIAMAVFTFAELMGAGIQQSFVSKLAPEHMRGQYFAAASLRFTISRTIAPLSIPLTVLIGYEWTFFVLSLLALASAGLYWLMFHSFEKKTALDPS; from the coding sequence ATGAGGATTAGAGATTGGGATCCTAACTTAAAAGTTCGCTTATTTAGCGAAGCCATGATGAACATTACGTTTTGGATGTTCTTTCCATTTTTGACGATTTATTTCGCTGAGGCGTTCGGCAAAAATAAAGCAGGATTTTTGTTGGTATTTTCACAGGTTTTCTCAGTATTGGCCAATTTAATGGGTGGATATTGTGCCGATCGTTTTGGAAGGAAACGCATGATGGTTCTCTCAGCCTTTGGACAAGGACTTTCTTTTATAGCTTTTGCAATCGCAAGTTCTCCTTGGCTTGATTCTCCTTGGATAGGATTTATTTCCTTCGCGATTGCTGGTGTATTTGGTTCGTTTTATTGGCCTGCCAGTCAAGCGATGGTCGCTGATGTCGTTGAAGAAAAAGATCGAAGCAATGTATTTGCCATTTTCTATACTTCCATTAATATCGCCGTAGTTATTGGTCCTATTTTAGGGGCAATTTTTTATGTGAATTATCGTTTTGAAACGTTACTCTTTGCTGGTATTGTTTGTATGTTACTAGGCTTAATATTAGCAAAGTTTACGCGGGAAACAGCACCAATACAAAAAATCAACCCCTTGGAAGCGGAAGGAAAATGGTACTTTTTCTTACAGAACCAGTTAAAGGACTACACATTAATCATAAAAGATAAGACCTTTTTGCTTTTTATTATTGCAGGCGTCTTAGCGGGTCAAACTTTTATGCAATTGGATTTATTATTTCCTGTTTATATGAAAGACGTAATCGATTTGCAGACTCTATTTTCTATCGGAGACTGGTCATTCACCGTTAAGGGTGAGCAAGCCTTTGGAATTGTTCTTGCAGAAAATGGCTTCCTCGTTGCATTACTAACGGTTGGGATTACTAAATGGATGGGTAAATATAAGGAACGGAATGTATTTGTTCTTTCATCTATCATATATGCCATTTCCATTGTACTTTTTAGTCAGACTCATTGGATTTGGGGATTTATCATTGCAATGGCTGTCTTTACCTTTGCAGAGTTAATGGGAGCTGGAATTCAACAAAGCTTTGTCTCCAAGCTTGCACCCGAGCATATGAGAGGGCAATATTTTGCTGCTGCCAGCTTGAGATTCACAATCAGCCGCACCATCGCTCCATTATCAATACCTTTGACCGTTTTGATAGGGTATGAGTGGACATTTTTTGTACTTTCCCTGCTGGCACTTGCAAGTGCAGGATTGTATTGGCTAATGTTTCATTCATTTGAAAAGAAAACAGCATTGGATCCTAGTTAG
- a CDS encoding helix-turn-helix domain-containing protein yields the protein MIGDRVKKLRLEKKMSLSELAEQAGVAKSYLSSLERNLQRNPSIQFLEKISSVLNVPVEHLINEQINKEELDSDWMNIVKEAMDSGVSKDQFRDFIEFNKWRIGQNNNE from the coding sequence ATGATCGGTGATCGTGTTAAAAAACTTCGTTTAGAAAAAAAAATGTCATTATCAGAACTTGCTGAGCAAGCAGGAGTTGCTAAATCATATTTAAGCTCTCTGGAAAGAAACCTGCAAAGGAATCCGTCAATTCAGTTCCTTGAAAAAATTTCTTCTGTATTAAACGTACCTGTTGAACATCTAATAAATGAACAGATAAACAAAGAAGAATTAGATAGTGATTGGATGAACATTGTAAAAGAAGCAATGGATTCTGGTGTATCGAAAGATCAATTTCGCGATTTTATTGAATTTAATAAGTGGCGAATCGGTCAGAATAATAATGAATAA